A single region of the Malaclemys terrapin pileata isolate rMalTer1 chromosome 4, rMalTer1.hap1, whole genome shotgun sequence genome encodes:
- the LOC128837438 gene encoding cytosolic 5'-nucleotidase 1A-like produces MAEAESTVINTSVKQKDPNEALVIAVTTRAIFNLEEEHQLFLTKGKEEYVKYQQLNEDKPLEQGTAFAFIQAVQFVNEKLLERNPEEKGLFDVIILSNNSPESGMRIVNSAKQHGLEISKFCFVSDEDSTQYLKSHNVKLFLSADRMDVCNALQRGVSAALIFQQEVQTPSTQLRVVFDGDAVLFSDETDRVFREKGLSGALEYERAMEAVPMGEGPLKAFAMHLGKMRKKFSQENSPIRTYLVTARSGRDMGIRAIKTLREWGLAIDEAFFMDGAPKGPLLSQIQPHIFFDDGLHNIQGAQDIGIPSALVPCNC; encoded by the exons ATGGCAGAGGCTGAAAGCACAGTTATAAACACCAGTGTGAAACAG AAAGACCCAAATGAGGCGCTGGTCATCGCCGTGACAACCAGGGCCATCTTCAACCTGGAGGAGGAACATCAGCTGTTCCTGACAAAGGGCAAGGAAGAGTATGTGAAGTATCAGCAACTCAATGAGGATAAGCCCTTGGAGCAAGGTACAGCCTTCGCTTTCATTCAG GCCGTGCAGTTTGTGAATGAGAAACTCCTGGAGAGAAACCCAGAGGAGAAGGGCCTCTTTGATGTCATCATCCTCTCCAACAACAGTCCAGAGAGTGGCATGCGCATCGTCAACAGTGCTAAGCAACATG GTTTGGAGATTTCCAAGTTTTGCTTTGTCAGCGATGAAGATTCCACCCAGTACTTGAAATCCCATAATGTCAAGCTCTTCCTCTCAGCCGACAGGATGGATGTGTGCAATGCACTCCAGCGAG GAGTGTCAGCGGCTCTCATCTTCCAGCAGGAGGTGCAGACCCCCAGCACCCAACTGCGAGTGGTGTTTGATGGGGATGCCGTGCTCTTCTCAGATGAGACAGACCGGGTTTTTCGAGAGAAGGGGCTGTCAGGGGCTCTGGAGTATGAAAGGGCAATGGAAGCCGTGCCCATGGGAGAG GGTCCATTGAAGGCATTTGCTATGCATCTTGGGAAGATGCGCAAGAAGTTCAGCCAGGAGAATTCCCCTATTCGCACCTACTTGGTGACTGCCCGCAGCGGCCGGGATATGGGCATCCGTGCTATCAAGACCCTCCGCGAATGGGGGCTGGCGATTGACGAGGCCTTCTTCATGGACGGGGCTCCCAAGGGCCCTCTCCTCTCCCAGATCCAACCCCACATCTTCTTTGACgatggccttcataacatccagGGGGCTCAAGATATTGGCATACCCTCTGCCTTGGTCCCCTGTAACTGCTGA